One window of Ralstonia pickettii DTP0602 genomic DNA carries:
- a CDS encoding phosphoribosyl transferase (K00777: E2.4.2.- [EC:2.4.2.-]), with translation MPFMDRADAAAQLARALAGHAGKRPLVLAVPRGAVPMGAIIADALGADLDVVLVRKLGAPGNSEFAIGAVDESGWTYLTPYAAAAGADSEYVDRERAAQLGVLRRRRADYTPGREPVRATGRVVIVVDDGLATGASMIAALHAIREQKPARLICAVPVAPPRTLELLQPYADEVVCLETPAGFRAVGQFYRDFSQVEDAEVVACLKGR, from the coding sequence ATGCCATTCATGGACAGGGCCGATGCCGCCGCACAACTGGCGCGTGCGCTCGCCGGCCACGCAGGAAAGCGGCCGCTGGTGCTGGCCGTGCCCCGCGGCGCAGTGCCGATGGGTGCCATCATTGCCGACGCGCTCGGCGCCGACCTTGACGTCGTGCTCGTGCGCAAGCTCGGCGCGCCGGGCAACTCGGAGTTCGCCATCGGCGCCGTGGACGAGAGCGGCTGGACCTATCTCACGCCCTATGCTGCGGCGGCAGGCGCCGACAGCGAATACGTCGACCGCGAGCGCGCGGCCCAGCTTGGAGTGCTGCGGCGGCGCCGCGCCGACTACACACCGGGCCGGGAGCCGGTCCGCGCCACCGGTCGCGTGGTCATCGTCGTGGACGACGGCCTGGCGACCGGGGCCTCGATGATCGCCGCGCTGCACGCCATCCGCGAGCAGAAGCCCGCGCGGCTGATCTGCGCGGTGCCGGTGGCGCCGCCGCGGACGCTGGAGCTGTTGCAGCCCTATGCCGACGAGGTGGTGTGCCTGGAGACGCCGGCCGGCTTCCGGGCAGTCGGGCAGTTCTACCGCGACTTTTCGCAGGTCGAGGATGCGGAGGTAGTGGCATGCCTGAAAGGGCGGTAA
- a CDS encoding OsmY domain-containing protein, with protein MKGDRQLQQDVTEALIWDPAVHGNEIGVQVQDGVVTLTGHLGTFAEKYSAEAAVRRIPGVRALAVELDVHLPDDARRTDADIARAAANVLSWDAMVPADRIRILVEHGVVTLSGDVDWYYQRTAAEHAVAGLFGVVGVTNALAIRPRADKQDVAARIQAAIARQAASDADQVTVTVRDGAVTLTGTLPTLAEREAAFEAAWSAPGVSAVVNQIEVRPG; from the coding sequence ATGAAGGGCGACAGGCAGCTGCAGCAAGACGTGACCGAGGCGCTGATCTGGGATCCGGCGGTCCATGGCAACGAAATCGGGGTCCAGGTCCAGGACGGCGTCGTCACGCTGACCGGGCACCTTGGCACCTTTGCCGAGAAGTACTCGGCGGAAGCGGCCGTCAGGCGCATCCCCGGCGTGCGGGCGCTGGCCGTGGAACTGGACGTTCACCTGCCCGACGATGCGCGCCGCACCGATGCGGACATTGCCCGGGCCGCGGCCAACGTGCTGTCCTGGGATGCGATGGTGCCGGCCGACCGTATCCGGATCCTGGTCGAACACGGCGTGGTGACCCTGAGCGGCGATGTCGACTGGTACTACCAGCGCACCGCCGCCGAGCACGCCGTGGCCGGACTGTTCGGCGTGGTCGGGGTCACCAATGCGCTCGCCATCCGGCCTCGTGCCGACAAGCAGGACGTGGCGGCACGGATCCAGGCGGCCATCGCACGCCAGGCCGCCAGCGACGCCGACCAGGTGACCGTGACGGTGAGGGATGGCGCTGTGACGCTGACCGGCACTCTGCCCACGCTGGCGGAGCGCGAGGCGGCATTCGAAGCGGCCTGGTCTGCGCCGGGCGTCAGCGCGGTCGTCAACCAGATCGAAGTCAGGCCCGGCTAG
- a CDS encoding nicotinate phosphoribosyltransferase (K00763: pncB, NAPRT1; nicotinate phosphoribosyltransferase [EC:6.3.4.21]) → MTTIDSESPLLTDLYEFTMMQAYFDSGMHDIASFEFFVRKLPPGRNFLLAAGLEQVLAYLERLRFSVDDLDQLASTGHFSPAFLQSLTHFRFSGDVQAMPEGTVFFPDEPILRITAPIQQAQLVESRVMNLLHYETIVASKAARVVLAGSGRMLVDFGLRRAHGAEAGLLSARASYLAGFTGTATLLAGVRFAIPSYGTMAHSYVQAHLDEAEAFASFARSQPDNATLLIDTYDTEAAAHKVTALAATLRASGIAVKAVRIDSGDLGAHARRVRAILDGAGLQSIGIFASGNLDEYRVRDLVAAGAPIDGFGVGTCMNTSADAPYLDCAYKLTEYAGLPRRKRSEGKATWPGRKQSYRRYGADGTMLGDTLTIEGDACDGLPLMQPCMARGRRVAPEVSLLTSRAYAARQLAALPAALRALEPSAPYPVTVSTALQDLARAADALTAQASPAATPQ, encoded by the coding sequence ATGACTACCATCGATAGCGAAAGCCCGCTGCTGACCGACCTGTACGAGTTCACCATGATGCAGGCGTACTTCGACAGCGGCATGCACGATATCGCCAGCTTCGAGTTCTTCGTCCGCAAGCTGCCGCCGGGCAGGAACTTCCTGCTGGCCGCGGGACTGGAACAGGTGCTCGCCTACCTGGAACGGCTGCGCTTCAGCGTGGACGACCTCGACCAACTGGCGTCGACCGGGCATTTCAGCCCGGCGTTCCTGCAATCGCTTACGCACTTCCGCTTCAGCGGGGATGTCCAGGCCATGCCGGAGGGCACGGTGTTCTTCCCGGACGAGCCCATCCTGCGCATTACCGCGCCGATCCAGCAGGCCCAGCTGGTCGAAAGCCGGGTCATGAACCTGCTGCACTACGAGACCATCGTGGCCAGCAAGGCGGCGCGCGTGGTGCTGGCGGGGTCGGGGCGCATGCTGGTCGATTTCGGACTGCGCCGCGCGCACGGCGCCGAAGCCGGCCTGCTGTCGGCCCGGGCCAGCTATCTGGCGGGGTTCACCGGCACCGCGACGCTGCTGGCCGGTGTGCGCTTCGCCATCCCGTCGTACGGCACCATGGCGCATTCCTATGTGCAGGCGCACTTGGACGAGGCCGAGGCCTTCGCGTCGTTCGCGCGCTCGCAGCCGGACAACGCCACGCTGCTGATCGACACTTACGATACCGAGGCCGCTGCGCACAAGGTGACGGCACTGGCCGCGACGCTGCGCGCCAGCGGGATCGCCGTCAAGGCGGTGCGCATCGACAGCGGCGACCTCGGCGCGCATGCGCGCCGGGTGCGCGCCATCCTCGACGGCGCCGGCCTGCAGTCGATCGGCATCTTTGCCAGCGGCAACCTGGACGAGTATCGCGTCCGCGACCTGGTCGCAGCGGGCGCGCCCATTGACGGTTTCGGGGTCGGCACGTGCATGAACACCTCGGCCGACGCCCCGTATCTCGATTGTGCATACAAGCTGACCGAGTACGCGGGCCTGCCGCGGCGCAAGCGCTCGGAAGGCAAGGCCACCTGGCCTGGCCGCAAGCAGTCCTACCGCCGCTATGGCGCCGACGGCACCATGCTCGGCGATACGCTGACGATCGAGGGGGATGCCTGTGACGGGCTGCCGCTGATGCAGCCTTGCATGGCGCGTGGCCGGCGTGTGGCGCCAGAGGTGTCGCTGCTCACCAGCCGGGCCTATGCCGCAAGGCAACTGGCCGCGCTGCCCGCTGCCCTGCGCGCGCTGGAGCCGTCGGCACCCTATCCGGTCACCGTCAGCACTGCCCTGCAGGACCTGGCGCGCGCTGCCGATGCGCTGACCGCGCAGGCCAGCCCGGCAGCGACGCCCCAGTAG
- the groEL gene encoding molecular chaperone GroEL (60 kDa chaperone family; promotes refolding of misfolded polypeptides especially under stressful conditions; forms two stacked rings of heptamers to form a barrel-shaped 14mer; ends can be capped by GroES; misfolded proteins enter the barrel where they are refolded when GroES binds; many bacteria have multiple copies of the groEL gene which are active under different environmental conditions; the B.japonicum protein in this cluster is expressed constitutively; in Rhodobacter, Corynebacterium and Rhizobium this protein is essential for growth~K04077: groEL, HSPD1; chaperonin GroEL), whose translation MPARTLIFHQGARRMMLSGVQQLAHAVKVTLGPGGRNVIVERPDMVPLVANSGVVVAKSVTLANPFADMGARLLCEAAVRTSEIAGDGTTTATTLAHAIVAEGVKYVEAGHDPMQLKRGIEAAGKLIASALLESARPCGSTDEMRQIATISASGDQTVGTLVAQAVERVGKDGAISVEDGSKLDDALDIADGALIDRGYLSPLFATNESRAVVLESPLVLLCDANISAIAQLLPVLEAVSRAGRPLLVIANDVEGEALATLVVNNLRGALKSCAVKSPGFGDSRTEQLGDLAALTGATVVSPQAGISLEHVTLEQLGEARRVEVNKDTTTLIASGDERPRVAERIAALRLRLDEVRSDYEREALQRRLARLAGGVAVIKVGAATESALHERKNRFQDALHATRAAVDEGIVAGGGVALLRARAALEAWQAPNAEQAAGGHIVHAALAAPMRQIAANAGADADAVVHQVCAGSGTLGYDAGTERYGDMIELGVIDPVKVVRTALQNAVSIASLLLTTDCMIAIQRSPAGHGDAGTRPGLSMFGEDY comes from the coding sequence ATGCCTGCAAGAACACTTATCTTCCACCAGGGCGCGCGCCGCATGATGCTGAGCGGCGTGCAACAACTGGCCCACGCGGTCAAGGTGACGCTGGGTCCGGGCGGCCGCAACGTGATCGTGGAGCGGCCCGACATGGTGCCGCTGGTCGCCAATTCCGGCGTGGTCGTGGCGAAGTCGGTGACGCTGGCCAACCCGTTCGCCGACATGGGCGCCCGCCTGCTTTGCGAGGCCGCGGTGCGCACCAGCGAGATCGCCGGCGACGGCACCACGACCGCGACCACGCTGGCCCACGCGATCGTGGCTGAAGGCGTGAAATACGTCGAAGCCGGCCACGACCCCATGCAACTCAAGCGCGGCATCGAGGCCGCCGGCAAGCTGATCGCCAGCGCCTTGCTGGAGAGTGCCCGGCCCTGCGGCAGTACCGACGAGATGCGCCAGATCGCCACGATCTCGGCCAGCGGCGACCAGACCGTCGGCACGCTGGTGGCGCAGGCTGTCGAGCGGGTCGGCAAGGATGGTGCGATCAGCGTGGAGGATGGCTCCAAGCTGGACGACGCACTCGACATCGCCGACGGCGCGCTGATCGATCGTGGCTACCTCTCGCCCTTGTTCGCGACCAACGAGAGCCGTGCCGTCGTGCTGGAGTCACCATTGGTGCTGCTGTGCGACGCGAACATTTCCGCGATCGCGCAACTGCTTCCGGTCCTGGAAGCCGTGAGCCGCGCCGGCCGGCCCTTGCTGGTCATCGCCAACGACGTGGAGGGCGAGGCCCTGGCCACGCTCGTGGTCAACAACCTGCGCGGCGCGCTGAAGAGCTGCGCGGTCAAGTCGCCGGGTTTCGGCGACTCGCGTACCGAGCAGCTGGGCGACCTCGCCGCGCTGACCGGCGCCACCGTGGTCTCGCCACAGGCCGGCATCTCGCTCGAGCACGTCACCCTGGAACAGCTTGGCGAAGCCCGCCGCGTGGAGGTCAACAAGGACACCACCACCCTGATCGCCTCCGGTGACGAACGGCCGCGCGTGGCCGAGCGCATTGCCGCCCTGCGCCTGCGCCTGGACGAGGTGCGCTCGGACTATGAGCGCGAGGCCCTGCAGCGGCGCCTGGCCCGGCTGGCCGGCGGCGTGGCCGTGATCAAGGTGGGTGCGGCAACGGAGAGCGCGCTGCACGAGCGCAAGAACCGCTTCCAGGATGCGTTGCACGCCACCCGCGCCGCGGTGGACGAGGGCATCGTCGCCGGCGGCGGCGTGGCACTGCTGCGCGCCCGCGCCGCCCTCGAAGCCTGGCAGGCGCCGAATGCCGAGCAGGCCGCCGGCGGCCACATCGTCCACGCGGCACTGGCCGCGCCGATGCGGCAGATCGCCGCCAACGCTGGCGCGGATGCCGACGCAGTGGTGCACCAGGTGTGCGCCGGCTCGGGCACGCTCGGCTACGACGCCGGCACCGAGCGCTATGGCGACATGATCGAACTGGGCGTGATCGACCCCGTCAAGGTGGTGCGCACGGCCCTGCAGAATGCCGTCTCGATCGCCTCCCTGCTGCTGACGACGGACTGCATGATCGCGATCCAGCGCAGCCCTGCCGGCCATGGCGATGCCGGCACGCGCCCGGGGTTGTCGATGTTCGGCGAAGATTACTGA
- a CDS encoding ATPase AAA (K03798: ftsH, hflB; cell division protease FtsH [EC:3.4.24.-]) translates to MLAATLTTLALQFYVATETVSTLAYSDFKALLKAGKVRSATVGETAISGMLATAGVETILPADQAAVLQRGGRPERAFTTARVSDPGLLADLDAAHVRYAGQADARWLGTLLSWIVPAAAFLAIWSLLFRRIGTAANGLMEIGKSKAKVYLQQETGVTFADVAGIDEAKVELMEVVDFLKNPERYRRLGGKIPKGVLLLGAPGTGKTLLARAVAGEAGVPFFSMSGAEFVEMFVGVGAARVRDLFAQAEQKAPCIIFIDELDALGKTRTLNVAGGQDEREQTLNQLLVQMDGFDTNKGVIIMAATNRPEILDAALLRPGRFDRHIVLDRPDLKGREQILGVHVRNVKLAPEVNLRELAARTPGFAGADLANLVNEAALLAARNNKPAVDNADFNLALDRIVGGLEKRNRIMIPLEKQTIAYHEAGHALVAECRRHADRVSRISIIPRGVAALGYTQQTPTEDRYLLRRSELLDRLDVLLGGRAAEQIVFGDVSTGAQNDLERATDMARQMITQFGMSESLGLPCYEHARGTLLPSAAALSRPEREYSERTAQAIDEEIRLTLNQSAERARQTLLGQRARLDRLAQLLLEKEVVDRAALDALMQADGAAAPHDEPAMQ, encoded by the coding sequence ATGCTCGCGGCGACCCTGACGACGCTGGCGCTCCAATTCTACGTCGCCACGGAAACCGTCAGCACCCTGGCCTACAGCGACTTCAAGGCCTTGCTCAAGGCCGGCAAGGTGCGCAGCGCCACCGTCGGCGAGACGGCGATCAGCGGCATGCTGGCGACAGCGGGGGTCGAGACCATCCTGCCGGCCGACCAGGCGGCCGTGCTGCAGCGCGGGGGCCGCCCCGAGCGCGCCTTCACCACGGCCCGGGTCAGCGATCCCGGCCTGCTGGCCGACCTGGACGCGGCCCATGTGCGCTATGCCGGGCAGGCCGATGCCAGGTGGCTGGGCACGCTGCTATCCTGGATCGTGCCGGCGGCCGCCTTCCTGGCCATCTGGAGCCTGCTGTTCCGTCGCATCGGCACCGCCGCCAACGGGCTGATGGAAATCGGCAAGAGCAAGGCCAAGGTTTACCTGCAGCAGGAGACCGGTGTCACTTTCGCCGACGTGGCCGGCATCGACGAGGCCAAGGTCGAGTTGATGGAGGTGGTGGACTTCCTCAAGAACCCCGAGCGGTACCGGCGCCTGGGCGGCAAGATCCCCAAGGGGGTGCTGCTGCTGGGCGCCCCGGGCACCGGCAAGACCCTGCTGGCGCGGGCGGTCGCCGGCGAGGCCGGGGTGCCGTTCTTCAGCATGAGCGGTGCCGAGTTCGTGGAGATGTTCGTCGGCGTGGGGGCGGCGCGCGTGCGCGACCTGTTCGCTCAGGCCGAGCAGAAGGCGCCGTGCATTATCTTCATCGACGAACTCGACGCGCTGGGCAAGACACGCACACTAAACGTGGCCGGCGGCCAGGACGAACGTGAGCAGACGCTCAACCAGCTGCTGGTGCAGATGGACGGCTTCGACACCAACAAGGGCGTGATCATCATGGCCGCCACAAACCGGCCGGAAATCCTCGACGCCGCGCTGCTGCGGCCCGGGCGCTTTGATCGCCATATCGTGCTGGACCGCCCCGACCTCAAAGGGCGCGAGCAGATCCTTGGTGTGCACGTGCGTAATGTCAAACTGGCCCCGGAAGTCAATCTCCGAGAACTGGCCGCGCGCACGCCGGGCTTTGCCGGCGCCGACCTCGCCAACCTGGTCAACGAGGCCGCACTGCTGGCCGCTCGCAACAACAAGCCGGCGGTCGACAACGCAGACTTCAACCTGGCCCTCGACCGCATCGTTGGCGGGCTGGAAAAACGCAACCGGATCATGATCCCGCTGGAAAAGCAGACCATTGCCTACCACGAGGCCGGGCATGCGCTGGTGGCCGAATGCCGCCGGCACGCGGACCGGGTCTCGCGCATCTCCATCATTCCGCGCGGCGTTGCGGCGCTCGGCTATACGCAGCAGACCCCGACCGAAGACCGCTACCTGCTACGCCGGAGCGAGTTGCTGGACCGGCTGGATGTGCTGCTGGGCGGGCGCGCGGCTGAACAGATCGTCTTTGGCGACGTCTCCACCGGCGCGCAGAACGACCTGGAACGCGCCACCGACATGGCGCGGCAGATGATCACCCAGTTCGGCATGAGCGAATCGCTCGGCCTGCCGTGCTACGAGCACGCACGCGGCACCCTGCTGCCCTCCGCGGCCGCCCTGTCGCGGCCGGAACGCGAGTACAGCGAGCGCACCGCGCAGGCGATCGACGAAGAGATCCGGCTCACGCTGAACCAGTCCGCCGAGCGGGCCCGCCAGACCTTGCTCGGGCAGCGCGCGCGCCTCGACCGGCTGGCGCAGCTGCTGCTTGAGAAAGAGGTGGTCGACCGGGCCGCGCTCGACGCCCTGATGCAGGCGGATGGCGCAGCGGCGCCGCACGACGAACCCGCTATGCAGTAG
- a CDS encoding DeoR family transcriptional regulator, translating to MEHITIEQVRIHIGDIALPGDLTLPEAASGLVLFAHGSGSSRHSVRNRGVASTLNRVGLGTLLFDLLAPDEDVGMSKRFDIAMLGERLKAATVSVAHLTRERHLRLGYFAASMGAAAAIRAAAEPPPRMRIDAVVSRGGRVDLAGHEALRQLQAPTLMIVGEADPVVLKLNARATAWMQCEKRLEVIPGATHLFEQPGALEQVGELAGKWFCQHFAAAGGNL from the coding sequence ATGGAGCACATCACCATCGAACAGGTGCGGATCCATATCGGCGACATCGCGCTGCCAGGCGACCTTACCCTGCCGGAAGCGGCATCCGGCCTGGTCCTGTTCGCACATGGCAGCGGCAGTTCGCGCCACAGCGTGCGCAACCGCGGGGTCGCATCGACGCTGAATCGGGTGGGCCTGGGCACGCTGCTGTTTGACCTGCTGGCGCCGGACGAGGACGTCGGGATGTCGAAGCGATTCGACATCGCCATGCTCGGGGAGCGCCTCAAGGCTGCCACGGTCTCGGTCGCGCACCTGACGCGCGAGCGCCACCTGCGGCTCGGCTACTTCGCCGCCAGTATGGGGGCTGCCGCGGCCATCCGTGCCGCCGCTGAGCCGCCGCCGCGCATGCGGATCGACGCGGTGGTGTCGCGCGGCGGCCGCGTCGACCTGGCAGGCCACGAGGCGCTGCGCCAACTGCAGGCCCCGACGTTGATGATCGTGGGCGAAGCGGATCCGGTGGTGCTGAAGCTCAACGCGCGCGCCACCGCATGGATGCAATGCGAGAAGCGGCTGGAGGTGATTCCCGGCGCCACTCACCTGTTCGAGCAGCCAGGCGCGCTGGAACAGGTCGGCGAGCTCGCCGGCAAATGGTTCTGCCAGCATTTTGCAGCGGCTGGCGGGAACTTGTAG
- a CDS encoding conjugal transfer protein TraR, which yields MSKLTAQETISLAEQLDADEARIHAAVGSADTPMTPLAQREARDEGDLADEEITQRQDDAMLDHYRMQLADIAAARARMQHGQYGTCIDCQQPIPFSRLQAYPTAKRCTACQRRHEQLYA from the coding sequence ATGAGCAAGCTCACAGCGCAGGAAACCATCTCGCTGGCAGAGCAGCTTGACGCGGACGAAGCGCGCATCCATGCCGCCGTTGGTTCCGCCGACACGCCGATGACACCGTTGGCGCAGCGTGAGGCGCGGGACGAGGGCGACCTTGCCGACGAAGAAATCACGCAGCGGCAGGACGACGCGATGCTGGACCATTACCGCATGCAACTGGCCGACATCGCCGCCGCGCGGGCGCGGATGCAGCACGGCCAGTATGGCACCTGTATCGATTGCCAGCAGCCGATCCCGTTCTCGCGTCTGCAGGCATACCCGACCGCGAAGCGCTGTACCGCATGCCAGCGCCGGCACGAGCAACTTTATGCGTGA
- a CDS encoding hypothetical protein (K07028: K07028) translates to MESQWDDAALTAALQQPDAYPHPAPAVQVIETHISRVFLAGDFAYKVRKPVRFDFVDFSTAQARRDDCETELRLNRRFAPALYLDVVPIVAGPTPGSVRVGGSGMPIEHAVRMRRFDQQDLLSARIAADRLERGHIDALARSIAVFHQAQPPAAQADGFGTPARIDATLAECLGGIGRLAQASHLASRLAQRARSEATRLTGAFRARLRNGHVRECHGDLHLGNIMLLNGVPTPFDCLEFDAALRWTDTISDLAFPVMDLLHHGRPALAYRLLNGYLEQSGDYGALAVLPFYLAMRALVRARVLLERACQQHAAGASMAPAQAEAGRLLALAWRCLSRRRGPIVLMHGLSGSGKSTVAAQMSEAGAMVRVRSDAVRKCLHRGVMPAGGWYAASVTARTYRRLLAVCRLGCRAGFPMIADATFLIRAERERFAAQARRLGVPFAIVTCEASPETLRARIAARARAGGDLSDADDGVLAWQMRIQDPLTEAERACVAAPGSFMGRAAPGRG, encoded by the coding sequence ATGGAGAGTCAATGGGACGACGCGGCGTTGACGGCCGCCTTGCAGCAGCCGGACGCCTACCCCCACCCGGCGCCGGCAGTACAGGTCATCGAGACGCATATCTCCCGTGTCTTCCTGGCCGGGGACTTTGCCTACAAGGTGCGCAAGCCGGTGCGGTTCGACTTTGTCGACTTCTCCACCGCGCAGGCACGCCGCGACGACTGTGAGACCGAGCTGCGCCTGAACCGCCGGTTCGCACCCGCTCTGTACCTGGATGTGGTGCCGATCGTGGCAGGCCCCACGCCCGGCTCGGTGCGCGTCGGCGGCAGCGGCATGCCGATCGAGCATGCGGTCCGGATGCGGCGCTTCGACCAACAAGACCTGCTCAGCGCAAGGATCGCTGCGGACCGGCTGGAGCGGGGCCATATCGATGCGCTGGCGCGCAGCATTGCGGTCTTCCACCAGGCGCAGCCGCCCGCGGCCCAGGCCGATGGCTTTGGCACGCCGGCCCGCATCGACGCGACCCTTGCGGAGTGCCTGGGCGGCATCGGGCGGCTGGCGCAGGCCTCGCACCTGGCCAGCCGGCTGGCCCAGCGGGCGCGCAGCGAGGCCACCCGGCTAACAGGCGCGTTCCGAGCACGCCTGCGCAACGGCCATGTGCGTGAGTGCCATGGCGACCTGCACCTGGGCAACATCATGCTGCTGAACGGTGTGCCGACGCCATTCGACTGCCTGGAGTTCGACGCCGCGCTGCGCTGGACCGACACCATCAGCGACCTGGCCTTCCCGGTCATGGACCTGCTGCACCATGGCCGACCGGCGCTGGCCTACCGGCTGCTCAACGGCTACCTGGAGCAATCGGGAGACTACGGCGCGCTGGCCGTGTTGCCCTTCTATCTCGCCATGCGGGCCCTGGTGCGCGCGCGCGTGCTGCTGGAGCGCGCCTGCCAGCAGCACGCCGCGGGCGCATCCATGGCGCCGGCGCAGGCCGAGGCAGGCAGGCTGCTGGCGCTGGCATGGCGGTGCCTCAGCCGCCGTCGCGGGCCGATCGTGCTGATGCATGGGCTGTCCGGCAGCGGCAAGTCCACGGTAGCTGCACAGATGAGCGAGGCCGGGGCGATGGTACGCGTGCGCTCCGACGCGGTACGCAAGTGCCTGCACCGCGGCGTGATGCCCGCGGGTGGCTGGTATGCCGCCAGCGTAACGGCGCGGACCTACCGACGCCTGCTCGCCGTCTGCCGGCTCGGTTGCCGCGCCGGCTTCCCGATGATTGCCGACGCCACCTTCCTGATCCGCGCCGAGCGCGAACGCTTTGCGGCCCAGGCCCGCCGCCTTGGCGTGCCCTTCGCCATCGTCACCTGCGAAGCCAGCCCTGAGACGCTGCGCGCCCGCATCGCCGCCCGTGCCCGGGCGGGCGGGGACCTGTCGGATGCCGACGACGGCGTGCTGGCGTGGCAGATGCGTATCCAGGATCCGCTGACCGAAGCCGAGCGCGCCTGCGTCGCGGCGCCGGGCAGCTTCATGGGCCGCGCTGCGCCCGGCCGCGGCTGA
- a CDS encoding hydrolase, with protein sequence MSDDHHIGPAQRLAAITTEIPLGAHLKTDRRGYVHHGIYAGNGEVVHYVGFKGFLRCGPVEKTTLAGFADGYGFRVEPATQARYIEAEIVRRATARLGEDDYRLLTNNCEHFCTWCLSGESRSEQVEALLSHPWRALLAIVAVLYSAAGILGQDLAARVTV encoded by the coding sequence ATGAGCGACGATCACCACATCGGACCTGCACAGCGCCTTGCGGCAATCACCACGGAGATCCCCCTTGGCGCGCATCTGAAGACGGACCGCCGGGGCTATGTCCACCACGGCATCTATGCCGGCAACGGCGAGGTGGTGCACTATGTCGGATTCAAAGGCTTCCTGCGTTGCGGTCCGGTCGAAAAGACTACCCTCGCCGGCTTTGCCGACGGCTACGGCTTCCGCGTCGAGCCGGCCACGCAAGCCAGGTACATCGAGGCGGAGATCGTACGGCGCGCGACTGCGCGGCTTGGAGAGGACGATTACCGCCTTCTTACCAACAACTGCGAGCACTTCTGCACGTGGTGCCTGTCTGGCGAGAGCCGCAGCGAGCAAGTGGAGGCGCTGCTGAGCCACCCGTGGCGCGCGCTGCTGGCTATCGTGGCTGTACTCTATAGTGCGGCGGGCATCCTGGGCCAGGATCTGGCCGCACGCGTGACGGTCTAG